Below is a genomic region from Ancylomarina subtilis.
AATTTGCTTGGAGGTAAGGGAGCTAACCTTGCTGAGATGAACCTAATTGGTGTGCCAGTTCCTGCTGGTTTCACAATCACTACTGACGTTTGTACTGATTACAACAAGCTTGGAAAAGATGCTGTTGTAGCAATGATTAAAGAGCAAGTTGAAGCTGCTGTTGCTGATACTGAAAAAGCTATGAACGCGAAATTTGATGCAAAAGATGGTTTCCCATTGTTGCTATCTGTTCGTTCTGGTGCTCGTGCTTCTATGCCAGGTATGATGAACACAGTTCTTAACCTTGGTATGAATGATGATACAGTGAAAATTGTAGCTGAACAATCAGGAAACGAGAAATTTGCTTACGATTCATATCGTCGTTTCATCCACATGTACGGTGACGTAGTAATGGGTGTTGAGGCAGAGAACGGTGAGCACAATCCATTCGAGGTTGTTCTTGACGAATTGAAAGAAGCTAAAGGTTACAAATTAGATACTGAACTTACTGTTGAGGATCTAAAAGAACTTGTTGAAGGTTACAAAGCCGTAGTACGTAAACACGCTGGTGTTGACTTCCCTACTTGTCCATGGGAGCAGCTTTGGGGTTCTATCTGCGCTGTATTCGATTCATGGAATACTGAGCGTGCTATTCTTTACCGTCGTATGGAGAATATTCCTGACGAATGGGGTACAGCAGTAAACGTTCAGGCTATGGTATATGGTAACATGGGTGAAACTTCAGCTACTGGTGTATGTTTCTCTCGTGATGCTGCTACAGGTGAAAACCTATTTAATGGTGAGTATTTGATTAACGCACAGGGTGAAGACGTTGTTGCTGGTGTTCGTACTCCTCTTGAGATTACAACTATTGGTTCTAAGCGTTGGGCTGAGCGTAACGGTACTTCTGAAGAAGATCGTAAAGCAAACTTCCTTTCATTAGAAGAAGCTATGCCTGAGTTGTATAACGAATTGAATACTATCCAACGTAAGCTTGAGGTTCACTACACTGATATGCAGGATATGGAGTTTACTATTCAACAAGGTAAACTTTGGATGTTGCAAACTCGTAACGGTAAGCGTACTGGTGCAGCTATGGTTAAAATGGCTGTAGATATGCTTGAAGAAGGTTTGATCGATGAAACGACAGCTGTACTTCGTCAGGAACCTAACAAATTGGATGAGTTGCTTCACCCAGTTTTCGAAGAGTCTGCTTTGGCTTCTGCTAAAGTACTTTCTAAAGGTCTTCCTGCATCTCCAGGTGCTGCTACAGGTCAAATCGTATTCTCAGCTGAGGATGCTGAGAAATGGGCTGCTGAAGGTAAAAAAGTAATTCTTGTACGTCGCGAGACTTCTCCAGAAGACTTGAAAGGTATGTACGCTGCTGAAGGTATCCTTACTGAGCGTGGTGGTATGACTTCTCACGCTGCTGTAGTTGCTCGTGGTATGGGTAAATGTTGTATCTCTTCTGCTGCTGGTGTTTTGGTTACTGGTAAATCAATGACTATCAACGGTGTTGAATTCAAAGAAGGTGATTTCATCTCATTAAACGGTACTACTGGTGTTGTTTACGAAGGTAAAGTTGCAACTATCACTCCTTCATTAGATGGTGATTTCGGTAAAGTAATGGACATGGCTGAGAGAAATACTCGTATGTATGTTCGTACAAATGCTGATACACCTGCTGATGCTCAAACTGCTCGTGATTTTGGTGCTAAAGGTATTGGTCTATGTCGTACAGAGCACATGTTCTTCGAAGGCGATCGTATCTGGGCTATCCGTGAGATGATTCTTGCTGAAAACCTTGAAGGTCGTAAAGAAGCTCTAGCTAAATTATTACCTATCCAGCGTGAAGACTTCTCAGGAATTCTTGAAGCTATGGACGGTTTTGGTGTAACTATCCGTCTACTGGATCCACCATTGCACGAATTTACTCCTAACGATGATGCTTCTCAAAAAGAGATGGCTGAAAAATTAGGTGTTGATGTATCTATCGTTAAAGCAAAAGTTGAATCTCTTCACGAGTTTAACCCAATGTTGGGTCACCGTGGTTGTCGTCTAGGTAACACTTACCCAGAGATCACTGAGATGCAAGCTCGCGCTATTATCGAAGCTGCTTGTGACTTGAAAGCTAAAGGTCTTAATCCTAAGCCAGAAATTATGGTTCCATTAATCGGTACTGTAAAAGAGCTTAAGATGCAGGAAACTATTATCAGAGAAACTGCTGCTGCTGTATTCGCTGAGAAAGGTATCGAAGTTGATTTCATGGTAGGTACTATGATTGAGATTCCTCGTGCTGCTGTAACTGCTGACGAAATTGCTGAAGTTGCTGAATTCTTCTCATTCGGAACAAATGACTTGACTCAAATGGGATTCGGTTATTCTCGTGATGATGCTGGTAAATTCTTACCTATCTACATTGAGAAAGGTATCCTTAAGCACGATCCATTCCAGGTTCTTGACCAGGACGGTATCGGACAATTAGTTCGTATGGGTTGTGAAAAAGGTAAGTCTACACGTGAAGATATCAAATTGGGTATCTGTGGTGAGCACGGTGGTGAGCCATCATCAGTTGAGTTCTGTAACTCAGTGGGTATGGATTACGTTTCATGTTCTCCTTTCCGTGTGCCTATCGCACGTTTAGCTGCTGCTCAAGCAAACTTGAAGCAAAACTAAGAGAATTACTTCTCAATATATAGAAAGGCTGTCCTTAGGGGCAGCCTTTCGTTGTTTATAAATCAGACACAGCGTCGTTTATTAGTCAATTCTAAAAATCACTTTATTCAGAAAATGACATTCATATATAAATGATACCTTTGAAGCGAACAATAAACAAATCCTGAGGTCTTAACATGAAAAAATCATTGGCAAAAAAGCTTCTAATCTATTTTGTTTTACTCAACCTACTCTCAATAACTATTGTTGGAATATATGCGTATACTCAAGCAAAAGAAGCTCTCATCTCAAGAACATTTGATCAATTAATCTCTGTACGCATCGAGAAGAAAAAAAGAGTTGAAGATTTCTTTCAACAATGCAAGCATGATATGCAGGTCATCAGTAGCATCGAATTTCCCAAGCTTGACAAGACAAAAAAAACTTATATATCTGACTATAAGTTAACGAACCAAAATATAAGCCACGATTTGTTCAAACATGGTTTTACATCCCTAATTACAAACAAACAAAATTTCGAGAGCATATACATCTACCAGTCAGACAGTTTATTTATTCATTCTGACATACAGACTCCAAGTATTGCTAAACAAGTCGGTAGTCTTTTACCACATCACAAACAGTTATTTCAATCGATATTGAATAAACAGAATGATGCTATTACTGTCCACGAACTATTCACAGCACAAAAGAAATTTCCTTCCGAAATCATCATTTGCAAGGTCATCAGTCAGCCAAATCAGAAAACTGTATTGGCTTTTCAAATCAACTCTGATATTATTAATACCATCATGCTCGATAATAATCCTTTGAATGGATTAGGAAAATCAGGTGAAGCTTATCTTGTTGGAAAAGATAATTTATTGCGAAGCACCAGCCGATTTCAAGAGAATTCGAAACTTCCGATTGAAGCATCTACACAAGGCGTTAAATTAGCATTTCAGGATAGTACAGGAACATCGATATTTAAAGATTATCGCGGTGTTAAAGTTTTAAGCTCATACAGTAAGCTAAATCTTATGGGACTCGAATGGGTCGTTTTAGCTGAGATTGATCATCAGGAAGCAATGGTACCCATTCAGAATTACGGCTATAATATCAGCTATATTCTAATTATTCTAAGTTTATTCCTATTAGGTATCGTGGCTATTATTGCGAATACAATTACGGCTCCAATTCGGAAACTAAGAAATGAAACAGAGAAAATATCTTCGGGTATTTACGAACCTGTTACCGATATTAAGGCGGATGGAGAAATACTGGAACTCGTTGAGGCTTTTAATCATATGACAAAAACAATAAAAAAGCAGCAAGAAAATCTGATGCTGGCTCACGACAAAAGTATCTCATCGATGATTGATGGCCAAGAGGCAGAACGTAGCCGCTTAGCCAAAGAATTACACGACGGACTGGCCCAAACAATTTTGGCTATTAAAATGCGAATCGAAAATACGGCTCCTGAAAATGCAAGCGTTGTTCTAAAAGAATCTGAAGAAATGTTCGCCAGCTTAATGCACGAAATTCGCAGCATGTCGAATGACTTAATGCCTGCCGTTTTACGTGAGTTTGGCTTGGTAAATGCACTCAGAAGTTTATTATCTCAAATCGAAGAAAACAGCGAACTAAAAACATTCCTTGTTGTAGATGATCACCTGCCAAAACTAAATAAAAAAACGAAAACCTACCTATACCGAATAGCTCAAGAAGCTGTAAATAACATCATTAAACACGCACAGGCAACACAAATAAAAATAAGCATCCATATCGAAAATGACTTATATTTATTTGAAATTTGCGATAATGGTATAGGCTTGACGGATGATTTTGAGTACAATAAAAGCAATGGCATATCGAACATTTTAGATCGAATATCCGTATTAGGAGGAAAAGTGTTATTTTGCAACAATTCACCTCATGGGTTAAAAATTCAATGTGAAATCCCATTCAAAAATTGTTCAAATGAGTAAGATAAAAGTTGTTTTAGTTGACGATCACAAACTGTTTCGCGACGGTTTAAAATCTTTACTTCTTAGCAATCAAGATATTGAAGTTGTAGGAGAATTCGGAAATGCCAAAGATCTTATCCATCAGATGGATAAACTGAAAACTGAAATTATTATTACTGATATCAGTATGCCAGGGATGAATGGTATCGAATTGACACAATATGTGGGTAAAGCATTTCCTGAAATTAAAATGATTATCTTATCCATGCACATCAACAAAGATTTTATTTTGAGTGCAATGGAAGCCGGTGCAAAAGCCTACCTCCCCAAAGATATTGCAGGAAAAGAACTGATTGAAGCAATTTATGAAGTCAATCAGGGCCGTGAGTATTTTAATACACTTGTCAGCAATATTATCATGAGGAGCCTGATGAAAAAAAATCAGGACAACAAAGGACAAAATGAATTAACCAACCGGGAAACGGAAGTCTTGATTTTGGTCGCCAATGGTCTCATGAATAAGGAAGTCGCCAATAAATTACACATCAGCGTCCGAACAGTCGACTGCCATAAAAACAATATCATGAGCAAGTTGAAACTCAACACCACTGCTGAGTTAGTTAAATATGCTATCCGAAATCACCTTATAGAAATATAGGTAATCTACCTAGTCTCTCACCTTTTTTCGTAGAATACTTTAGGGGAAATTATCTATTTCACCTGTCTTGTCGCAGCTATATTTTTGCTTGTTGAAACTAACAAACAAACAATTTACTAACTAAGACAAAATTCTATGATTAAGAAATCAGTTAATTGTCTGCTGATAGCTCTCCTGTTTTTTACAAGTAGCTATTCATTTGGTCAGAAAAAGAAACTTGATGTTAATTTTTCTGCCGATGTCATGAGCAGATACGTTTGGCGTGGTACTCAGTTTGGTGGAAACAGTCCAAGCCTACAACCTTCGATGAGCGTTACTTACGAAGGATTCGAATTTGGAGCCTGGGGTGCTTACTCTTTATCTGGCGCAAATTCGGGTCAGGAACTCGATTTGTATGTATCCTATACCCTACCTAACGAGCTATTTAGCTTGACACTTACCGATTATTATTTTCCAAATGAAACCGAAGATTATAAGTATTTTGAATATAACAACAACCGTACTGGTCATGTTATGGAAGGAATGCTAAGCTTTAACGGGACTGAAAAAATTCCTTTCGGGTTGACTTTCGCACTTAATTTTTGGGGCGCTGATGCGGTAAAATTAGGGGATGATCCTTCTAAAGCCGATTTCAATACCAAAACAGGACTTCAATATTCCAGTTATCTGGAATTGACTTACAGCCACAATTTAGATAATAATATCACTCTGGATGCATTTATTGGCGCAAGTCTTAACAATGCCAAAGACGCAAACACAAGTACGGGTTTTATTGGCGAAAGTGGCTATTACGGCTCTAAAGCAGGTGTGGTAAATCTTGGATGCAAACTATCCAAAGAAGTCGCTATTAACGAGAAACTTACTTTCCCGGTTTCAGCTTCACTTATAACCAATCCTGTAGACGAGAAAATTTATTTCGTATTGGGATTATCATTTTAACAATAACTAAAAACAACTAGATATGATTTTTGATACAGGTTCAACAACCTTTATGATTTTATGTACCAGTTTGGTGATGCTAATGACACCAGGACTGGCTTTCTTTTACGGTGGTCTTGCTGGAAAAAGAAATATCCTTGGTGTAATGATGCAAACTTTTGTATCTCTGGGTATCACCACAATTATGTGGGTAGCTATTGGTTACTCTCTTTGTTTTAGCGGTGGCGAAGGTGGTATCATCGGTAACCTCGACCTTGCATTTTTAAATGGAATCGATTTTAATACACCATTTGGCCCGGGAGGAAAATACCCTCTTTATATCTTCATTTCTTATCAAATGATGTTTGCCATTATTACGCCTGCCCTGATTACCGGAGCTTTTGTGAACCGTGTGACGTTTAAGGCTTACCTGATCTTCTTAGTATTATGGCAACTATTTGTTTATTACCCATTTGTACATATGGTATGGGGTAATGGTATCTTGGCTCAATGGGGTGTTATCGACTTTGCTGGTGGTGTTGTTGTACATGCAACTGCTGGTTTTGCAGCCTTAGCATCAGTAATTTATGTTGGGAAACGTCGTGACCGTCAATCACCTCCAAACAGTATTCCATTGGTTGCTATTGGTACTGGGCTTTTATGGTTTGGTTGGTATGGTTTTAATGCAGGTAGCGAATTGGATGTGAATTCAATTACAACTCTAGCATTCCTAAATACTGATGTCGCTGCTTCATTTGCTGCTATTACCTGGTTAATTATTGAATGGAAAAGTGAAGGTAAACCTAAATTTGTAGGCTTATTAACAGGTGCGGTAGCCGGTCTTGCAACGATTACACCTGCAGCTGGTTTTGTTCCATTGTGGGCTGCCATGATTATTGGTATTGCTGCTGGTGCACTTTGTTATTTGGCTGTACATCTTAAAAACAAGCTTGGATGGGATGATGCCCTTGATGTATGGGGAGTTCACGGTATGGGTGGTGTTTTTGGCACCATTTTATTAGGTGTTTTTGCATCTACTGCTGTCAATACTCAAGCTGGTCTTTTAGAAGGTGATTTTGCTTTCTTTGGAAAAGAAATTGCTGCCGTAGTAATTAGTGCGGTTTATGCATTCCTATTTACATACCTGATGTTAACAATCATCAATTACATCACACCTGTAAAAGTAAATGTCGAAGATGAAGATCTAGGTTTAGATGCCTCTCTTCATGGTGAAAAAGCTTATGATGAAGGTGCATTATAAGTTGTTGTTTTAAATTAGTTTTCAGAGTTAGGCTGTCCTTAGGGACAGCCTTTTGCTTTTATATTCAGCCCTAATATATTCTATCCATAACGTTGTTGCTTTTTTCATTCTGAAAAAACATAAGTAAAATTAATATCTCAAAAAACAGAAAAACTAGAGATAAAAATCTAAATTTATATATGAATAACTCAATTAATCTACTGAGTAAAAACACTAGAACCTCATTAATAATAGAATAACATGGCAAAATCTCAAGATTCAAAAAAGAGCGTGAAAAAAGAGCCTCAAAAAACGGCTAAAGAGAAAAAAGCAGAGAAAAGAGAGAAGAAAGCTAAAAAAGCCTAATCCCTTTTTTTTAGAGAGCTAAGTCCTTACATTAAACATTGAAGTAAAAATAGAAATAGAGGTTGTCCATTGGGGCAACCTTCTTTCATTACAAAAAGTTTGATACGTTTGGGTCTTAAATTTATAATCCTTAAAACACTTTTCTTAAAAAAAAACATAAAATGATAATAGACACGATTGAAAACTCCAAACGATATGCAAGTATTAGTGAACGAATAGCTTTAGGACTTGAGTATATAAACAATTCTGATTTTTCGAAAATTGAACTGGGAACCTATCAAATTGAAGGGGATGACGTTTTTGCCATGATACAAGAATATGAGACAAAACCTCTTAAATCTTGCAAGCTTGAAGGTCATACAAAGTACATCGATATTCAATACATTATTTCAGGTGAAGAACACATTGGTTTAGTCTCGAAAGGCACACAAAAGATTTTGACTAAAAACGATGAAGATGATTATGCGTTTTATGAGGGAGAATCCACTCTATTTAAATTTAAGACCGGAACCTTTGGAATCTTTTTCCCAAATGATCTTCATCAGCCTTGTGTCGGGCTTAATCAAAGCTCAACAGTTCGAAAAGTAGTGGTGAAAGTAAGATCTTGATCATCAACTAATGAGCCTTATTTCATCTATTCTAAGTTGTTTATTCCGACTTCAACCTAAGTCGAACTCCCCCAGTTAGAACAATTTTAAAATTGAAAATCCGGTTTTCAGAACTCATTTCTGACAACTGGATTTTATTACAAACTAGTTTTACAACGATTTATTTTAAAACCTTATAATCCGGGATTTCAGGAATAAACTCAAAACTATTCTGTTCGTAATTAATATGACAACAATAATGATTTAATCCATTGGTTACAACAAGGTAAGGCACCTGTAATTTCATATTGTAACGCGCAATTTGATTGAAAGTATCTTGTGAAATTTTCACACTGGATGCTTTACACTCGACAATCATCAATGCAATACCATTATTGTTATACAGAACAATGTCACTCCGTTGTGGCATCCTATTAACATCCACTTTTTTTTCAACAGCAATCAATCCTTTGGGGTAATTCTTCTCTTCCACCAAATAAGAAATGAAATTCTGTCGCACCCACTCTTCTGGTGTTAATACCACAAACTTCCTTCTTATACTATCAAAAATTAGCTTTCTTTGTCCTTCTAATTTGATATTAAAATTATAGGTGGGTAGATTAAGTGTGTCCATATTTTAATTATATTGAAAACAAATATAACAGATTTTATCAGCTCTTGGTCAACAAAGAAAGCAAATCATCTAACATATGAAAACAAAAGAAGAAATTGTAGAAAACTGGTTGCCACGTTATACTGGCCGGGCTCTTCAAGATTTTGATCCCTTTATTCTTTTGACCAACTTCAGTGGTTATCTTGATATATTTGCAAAAAAATATAATGCCACTATTGTGGGTGAAGACAAGGCTATGCCCAATGTTTCGGCTGATGGAATTACCATGATTAACTTCGGAATGGGTAGTCCTAATGCCGCAACCGTAATGGATTTATTAAGTGCCATAAAACCTAAGGGTGTCTTATTTTTAGGGAAATGTGGTGGTCTTAAGAAGAAAAATAAACTGGGTGATTTGATTCTCCCCATTGCTGCCATCCGAAGCGAAGGAACATCAAATGACTACTTGCCTCCTGAAATACCTGCACTGCCTGCATTTGGACTTCAAAGAGCGGTGTCTCAGGTGATTGCTGACAAAAACATTAAATATTGGACCGGAACTGTTTTTACAACCAACAAAAGAGTTTGGGAATTCGACGAACGTTTTAAAAAATATCTTGCAAAGACCCGAGCAATGGCTATCGATATGGAAACTGCAACCATATTCACAGTTGGCTTCTTTAATGAGATTCCTTCAGGAGCTGTCTTATTAGTTTCCGATCAACCCATGATCTCTGCAGGAGTAAAAACCGATCACAGCGATGCTGAAGTCACAAATCGTTTTGTCGATCGACATATACAAACAGGGATTGATGCCCTAAAAGAAGTAATGCACAATAAGGAATCTGTGAAACACCTCAGATTCTAAAAGCCTATACTCAAAGCCAAACTATCTCAACAGATTTATATGACATTCGAAGAAATATACAACCGTATTAAGAAACAAGAATATGCACCCATCTATTTTCTGATGGGAGAAGAGAGTTTTTATATCGATAAAATCACCGATTATATATTGGAGAATGCCCTACCTGAAGCCGAGCGTGATTTTAATCAAAGCATTTTTTACGGAAAGGATGCCGATATTGCAAACGTCATCGATACGGCTCGCCGTTTTCCTATGATGGCAACCCGCCAACTTGTCGTAGTTAAAGAAGCTCAACATTTGAAAAATATTGAATTATTGGATTCGTATATTAAGAATCCTCTTCAATCTACGATTCTTGTAATTAATTACAAATATAAAACACTTGACAAAAGAAAAGCATTCACTAAAAATGTAGCTCAATTTGGCATCCTCTTCGAATCAAAAAAAATATACGAAAACCAACTGCCCGATTGGATAACAAAATATACAAAAAGCCTCAAGCTAAATATCGACACCAAAGCCAGTATTTTACTCTCAGAATTTTTGGGCAACGACTTAAGTAAAATTTCAAATGAGCTTGATAAGCTAAGCATAAATATTCCGCAAGGAAATACAATCACAGCAGACGATATCGAAAAAAACATTGGCATTTCTAAAGATTTCAACAATTTTGAATTGCAAAATGCATTGGGAAAAAAAGACATCGTCAAAGCAAATCAAATCATAAATTACTTCTCAACGAATGAAAAAAGCAATCCAATTTATGTCACAATTGCCTTACTTCACTCATATTTTTCAAAAATTTTAAAATTCCATTTTTTAAAAAATAAAACAAATGATAAAATTGTTGCTTCGGCACTTGGTATTAATCCTTTTTTCGTAAAAGACTATAAATCAGCCGCAAGACTCTATAATCCAAAGAAATTGGTTGCTATTATCAATCTGCTCAGAGAATATGATTTAAAATCAAAAGGGATTGGAAATGTCAGCTCTAAGAATGGCGATCTGCTAAAAGAGTTAATATTCAAAACGCTTCATTAGCAATATTTCAACAAATCTATTATCTTTAATAATACATTTCGTTTACTCATTTCAAGTAAATGAATGATGGATACAATATATTGTTAACTTCTTTTTTCATGTATGAATTTCATACATCCATCAATAAAGAATTTGTATTTAACTATGAAATCAATTTTTACTCTTTCATTCATATTAGTTCTTTTGTTTGGTCCAACGCTTAGTTTTGGCCAAGATGGTGCACCTCCTGTAGCAAAAAACGATTCGGTTTCAATTAACAATAAAACACTTATTGACGAGGTAAATTATATTGAAATTGTATTCCTTGAAAACGACATCTACTCGTCATCGACCCTTGATTTTTCACAAACCAAAATTCTTCGTCAAAACGATCAGGCCGGAAAAGCTTATTTGGTTGAAAATAACACTTTAATGGTATTTTATCCCTATGAAGACAGTTTTGGTGTGGATACCATATTCTATGAAATTTGTAATAATAGAAGTCAATGTAGTCAAGCGTACATATTAGTCGATGTTAAAAACCCTAATAAAGTAGATTTACTAATTCCAACGGCCTTTTCTCCCAATGGAGACAATATCAATGATAAGTTCTACATAAAAGGCATCGAAAACTATCCGGTGAATGAATTCGTTGTATTCTCTAGATGGGGCTCTAAAGTCTTTGATAAAAGTAACTACACAAATGATGATGCATGGGATGGAAGTTACAGTAAGACTGGTGTAAAGTTAGGCCCCGGAGATAAATTACCTCCTGGAACATATTTTTTCAAACTCATTATTAAGGATAAAAAGTACCTTAAAAGTGGTTATATCGTCATCAAAAAGTAGATATACTCATTTCTTTATCGGCTATCGCATTGTAGATAATAACTGTGAGTTTTCAACTAAAATATAAACTAGCTTGTTACTGAATGGGAAATCAAAGTCATATCACCACTCGTTATATTCTGACGATATTGATATGCCTTTGCTCAACACTCCCAAAACTATTTTCTCAGGAAAATATCCTTTTCACCAATTATAATCAGAACAAATTATTTATTAACCCAGCCTTTTCTGGCAATAAACCTTATATGGAGATGGCCATGGGCTATCACAAACAATGGACAGGCGTAGAAGGCGCTCCAAAATCTTCAATATTATCAGCTCATGCCCCATTAAACAACAGTAAAATTGGACTCGGTACCATGGTATACAGCAATAAAATTGGAATCTTAAATGAAACGGGGTTCTTTGCTAGCTATGCCTACAAAATTAGTCTGACTAAAAAACGTGTATTGGCTTTCGGACTACAGGCAGGAATCGTGAATAAAGAGGTGCGATGGTCGGATCTTAGAACTTACGATCCAAATTTTAACGGGGATGATCCCAGCATTCCTAATATGAACGTAAGTAGTGTGGCTCCAAATTTCGGTCTAGGCATATACTACAACACCCCGAAATTTCATTTGGGCTTTTCTGCACCTCGCTTGTTACAAAACACCTACCCTCATGAAAACAGTATGGGTGAAAATATCAATTTTGAATTTAGAGATATCTATTTCTATTTAAATACTGGCCTTCAGTTAGAACTTAATCCTAAAATTCAAGTAGAACCTTCCTTGCTGTTTTTTTCTTCAGCAAACTCTACACTAGATTATAATTTAAATCTTATTTTTTATCATATAAATGGTATTTTTGCCGGGAGTGGTTATCGGGCTGGGAAGTATTGGTCAATCCATATAGGCTATGAGTTTAATTCTAAAATTGGCATTAACTATTCCTATGAAAACAGTCTCGATAAACTGAAACGTGGTGACCATTCAAGCCATGAATTTTTTATAAACTATAAGATTTCTTTGAAGAAAAGTAGCTATACATCACCTAGATTTTTCTAAAGTTGTGTATTTTGCATTCTGTTCAGCTTAAAAACCTGTCTTATCCAGAATCATAGACACTTAAGCTTCAATTTTAATCGACTATATATTTAAGTTATGAATATAAAATTGCTAACAACAATTTTTGTTGCCATTGTATTTTCCTTATCCTCAAGCCTTGTTTCTGCCCAAAACAGAGATTTGTCAAGAGGTCAACATCTCTTTGCAAAGAAAGAATACAAGCTGGCCATCCCCTACCTAAAAAAATATACTCAAAATCATAATGATAAATCAGTCAAAAGAAATCTCATTTTTTGTTATATTGAAACCAATCAGGATAATAAAGCTTTGATTCTTGCCCAAAGAATGGCTAATGCGTCAAAAGCAGAGGCTGAAGACTTTTTAAACTATGCCAATCTACTGAAAAAAGTACATAAGTATGTCGAAGCTAAAGAATGGTATCTAAAATACAGCAAGCTTAAACCTTCTGATAATATTGTACTTCAACATATCCAGGCCTGTAATCTGATCAACGAAATTATCGACGACAGCCTGTATATTGCCAAACCAATAAATATTAATACGCAACAAACTGACTATTCA
It encodes:
- a CDS encoding ammonium transporter; translated protein: MIFDTGSTTFMILCTSLVMLMTPGLAFFYGGLAGKRNILGVMMQTFVSLGITTIMWVAIGYSLCFSGGEGGIIGNLDLAFLNGIDFNTPFGPGGKYPLYIFISYQMMFAIITPALITGAFVNRVTFKAYLIFLVLWQLFVYYPFVHMVWGNGILAQWGVIDFAGGVVVHATAGFAALASVIYVGKRRDRQSPPNSIPLVAIGTGLLWFGWYGFNAGSELDVNSITTLAFLNTDVAASFAAITWLIIEWKSEGKPKFVGLLTGAVAGLATITPAAGFVPLWAAMIIGIAAGALCYLAVHLKNKLGWDDALDVWGVHGMGGVFGTILLGVFASTAVNTQAGLLEGDFAFFGKEIAAVVISAVYAFLFTYLMLTIINYITPVKVNVEDEDLGLDASLHGEKAYDEGAL
- a CDS encoding histidine kinase, with amino-acid sequence MKKSLAKKLLIYFVLLNLLSITIVGIYAYTQAKEALISRTFDQLISVRIEKKKRVEDFFQQCKHDMQVISSIEFPKLDKTKKTYISDYKLTNQNISHDLFKHGFTSLITNKQNFESIYIYQSDSLFIHSDIQTPSIAKQVGSLLPHHKQLFQSILNKQNDAITVHELFTAQKKFPSEIIICKVISQPNQKTVLAFQINSDIINTIMLDNNPLNGLGKSGEAYLVGKDNLLRSTSRFQENSKLPIEASTQGVKLAFQDSTGTSIFKDYRGVKVLSSYSKLNLMGLEWVVLAEIDHQEAMVPIQNYGYNISYILIILSLFLLGIVAIIANTITAPIRKLRNETEKISSGIYEPVTDIKADGEILELVEAFNHMTKTIKKQQENLMLAHDKSISSMIDGQEAERSRLAKELHDGLAQTILAIKMRIENTAPENASVVLKESEEMFASLMHEIRSMSNDLMPAVLREFGLVNALRSLLSQIEENSELKTFLVVDDHLPKLNKKTKTYLYRIAQEAVNNIIKHAQATQIKISIHIENDLYLFEICDNGIGLTDDFEYNKSNGISNILDRISVLGGKVLFCNNSPHGLKIQCEIPFKNCSNE
- a CDS encoding TorF family putative porin, which codes for MIKKSVNCLLIALLFFTSSYSFGQKKKLDVNFSADVMSRYVWRGTQFGGNSPSLQPSMSVTYEGFEFGAWGAYSLSGANSGQELDLYVSYTLPNELFSLTLTDYYFPNETEDYKYFEYNNNRTGHVMEGMLSFNGTEKIPFGLTFALNFWGADAVKLGDDPSKADFNTKTGLQYSSYLELTYSHNLDNNITLDAFIGASLNNAKDANTSTGFIGESGYYGSKAGVVNLGCKLSKEVAINEKLTFPVSASLITNPVDEKIYFVLGLSF
- a CDS encoding response regulator transcription factor, with amino-acid sequence MSKIKVVLVDDHKLFRDGLKSLLLSNQDIEVVGEFGNAKDLIHQMDKLKTEIIITDISMPGMNGIELTQYVGKAFPEIKMIILSMHINKDFILSAMEAGAKAYLPKDIAGKELIEAIYEVNQGREYFNTLVSNIIMRSLMKKNQDNKGQNELTNRETEVLILVANGLMNKEVANKLHISVRTVDCHKNNIMSKLKLNTTAELVKYAIRNHLIEI
- the ppdK gene encoding pyruvate, phosphate dikinase, with protein sequence MSTKYVYTFGDGKAEGKADMKNLLGGKGANLAEMNLIGVPVPAGFTITTDVCTDYNKLGKDAVVAMIKEQVEAAVADTEKAMNAKFDAKDGFPLLLSVRSGARASMPGMMNTVLNLGMNDDTVKIVAEQSGNEKFAYDSYRRFIHMYGDVVMGVEAENGEHNPFEVVLDELKEAKGYKLDTELTVEDLKELVEGYKAVVRKHAGVDFPTCPWEQLWGSICAVFDSWNTERAILYRRMENIPDEWGTAVNVQAMVYGNMGETSATGVCFSRDAATGENLFNGEYLINAQGEDVVAGVRTPLEITTIGSKRWAERNGTSEEDRKANFLSLEEAMPELYNELNTIQRKLEVHYTDMQDMEFTIQQGKLWMLQTRNGKRTGAAMVKMAVDMLEEGLIDETTAVLRQEPNKLDELLHPVFEESALASAKVLSKGLPASPGAATGQIVFSAEDAEKWAAEGKKVILVRRETSPEDLKGMYAAEGILTERGGMTSHAAVVARGMGKCCISSAAGVLVTGKSMTINGVEFKEGDFISLNGTTGVVYEGKVATITPSLDGDFGKVMDMAERNTRMYVRTNADTPADAQTARDFGAKGIGLCRTEHMFFEGDRIWAIREMILAENLEGRKEALAKLLPIQREDFSGILEAMDGFGVTIRLLDPPLHEFTPNDDASQKEMAEKLGVDVSIVKAKVESLHEFNPMLGHRGCRLGNTYPEITEMQARAIIEAACDLKAKGLNPKPEIMVPLIGTVKELKMQETIIRETAAAVFAEKGIEVDFMVGTMIEIPRAAVTADEIAEVAEFFSFGTNDLTQMGFGYSRDDAGKFLPIYIEKGILKHDPFQVLDQDGIGQLVRMGCEKGKSTREDIKLGICGEHGGEPSSVEFCNSVGMDYVSCSPFRVPIARLAAAQANLKQN